A genome region from Coffea arabica cultivar ET-39 chromosome 7e, Coffea Arabica ET-39 HiFi, whole genome shotgun sequence includes the following:
- the LOC140011050 gene encoding zinc finger protein GAI-ASSOCIATED FACTOR 1-like encodes MPADMDNSSVMNDSTASGDASASSSGNQAAAPPTSSAKKKRNLPGMPDPDAEVIALSPKTLLATNRFVCEICNKGFQRDQNLQLHRRGHNLPWKLRQRSSKEVKKRVYVCPELTCVHHDPSRALGDLTGIKKHFCRKHGEKKWKCDKCSKKYAVQSDWKAHSKICGTREYKCDCGTLFSRRDSFITHRAFCDALAEESAKAQTVEALPAPTADDEEPKLQTLASSSPPPSVAAQPPPPAALASSALPVQNPEGPENPTQSPAPPQILEETSVVTSLTGSCGSSSSSSSHGSTSSSVFASLFASSTTSGSLQSQTPEFTDLFRAVARPENASEVVASSSTEPISLCLATSHGSSIFGTAGQERRQYAPAPQPAMSATALLQKAAQIGAAATNASLLRGFGIVSSASASSGQQEWSGRGIESDSASLAAGLGLGLPCDGGSSLKELMLGTPSVFGPKHTTLDLLGLGMAAGGGPSGGFSALMTSIGGGLDVAAAAAASFGGSGEYSGKDMGRGS; translated from the exons ATGCCTGCCGATATGGATAACTCTTCTGTCATGAATGATTCTACCGCTTCCGGTGATGCCAGTGCTTCTTCTTCAGGCAATCAAGCGGCAGCCCCTCCTACATCATCTGCCAAGAAAAAACGAAATCTCCCAGGCATGCCAG ATCCGGATGCAGAGGTGATTGCTTTGTCACCAAAGACTCTGTTGGCAACAAATAGATTTGTGTGCGAAATTTGCAATAAAGGGTTCCAAAGGGACCAGAATTTGCAGCTGCATCGGAGAGGACATAATTTGCCTTGGAAACTTAGGCAGAGATCGAGCAAAGAGGTCAAGAAGAGAGTTTATGTATGCCCTGAACTCACCTGTGTTCACCATGATCCTTCTCGAGCATTGGGCGATTTGACCGGAATTAAGAAGCATTTCTGCAGAAAACATGGCGAAAAGAAGTGGAAATGCGACAAGTGTTCGAAGAAATATGCTGTTCAGTCTGATTGGAAAGCTCATTCAAAGATTTGTGGAACTAGAGAATATAAATGTGATTGTGGGACTCTGTTTTCAAG GAGGGATAGCTTTATTACACATAGAGCTTTTTGTGATGCATTAGCTGAGGAGAGTGCAAAAGCACAGACAGTTGAGGCACTTCCAGCTCCTACTGCTGATGATGAGGAGCCGAAGCTTCAAACACTTGCATCCTCATCACCACCACCTTCGGTAGCAGCTCAGCCTCCTCCACCAGCTGCTTTAGCATCTTCAGCTTTGCCTGTTCAAAATCCAG AGGGACCTGAAAATCCCACGCAAAGTCCCGCTCCACCTCAGATTCTAGAGGAAACATCTGTTGTGACCAGCTTAACCGGCAGCTGTGGTAGCAGCAGCAGCTCAAGCAGTCATGGAAGTACTAGCAGCAGCGTGTTTGCAAGCTTATTTGCCTCATCAACAACATCGGGAAGCTTGCAATCTCAAACACCTGAATTTACCGACTTGTTTAGAGCTGTGGCCCGTCCTGAGAATGCATCTGAAGTCGTAGCGTCTTCTTCTACGGAACCCATATCCCTCTGTCTTGCTACAAGTCACGGTTCATCAATTTTTGGAACAGCAGGGCAAGAACGTAGGCAGTATGCGCCTGCACCACAACCTGCCATGTCTGCAACAGCATTACTGCAAAAAGCTGCTCAGATTGGAGCAGCAGCAACTAATGCTTCACTCCTGAGAGGGTTCGGGATTGTTTCTTCGGCGTCAGCTTCGAGCGGGCAGCAGGAGTGGAGTGGGAGGGGAATTGAGTCTGATAGTGCATCATTGGCAGCAGGCCTGGGACTTGGGCTGCCATGTGACGGTGGGTCTAGCTTGAAGGAACTGATGTTGGGGACTCCATCTGTATTCGGTCCTAAGCATACTACCCTTGACCTTCTTGGATTGGGGATGGCAGCTGGTGGAGGCCCATCAGGCGGATTTTCTGCCTTAATGACATCAATTGGTGGCGGCCTTGATGTTGCTGCTGCTGCAGCGGCATCATTTGGTGGCAGCGGCGAGTACTCTGGTAAAGATATGGGAAGGGGATCATGA